A DNA window from Aminivibrio sp. contains the following coding sequences:
- a CDS encoding Rrf2 family transcriptional regulator, translating into MKLSTKTRYGLRALLYMAERYDGDRAVPVGEIAKEQQVSEKYLEQLFIKLRRKDIIASVRGAQGGYVLRRHPTEITVASVVEALEGDITFADCLSAVGCRNKGSCATHDLWSRLKDSIDGILEDTTLFDLVKKRGSGEDDAPGVANG; encoded by the coding sequence ATGAAACTCTCCACCAAGACGAGGTACGGCCTCAGGGCCCTTTTATACATGGCCGAACGGTACGACGGGGACCGGGCTGTCCCCGTGGGTGAAATCGCGAAGGAACAGCAGGTTTCGGAGAAATACCTTGAACAGCTTTTCATCAAGCTGCGGCGCAAGGACATCATTGCAAGCGTCCGGGGAGCCCAGGGAGGATACGTGCTCCGGAGGCATCCCACGGAGATAACTGTAGCCTCGGTGGTGGAGGCCCTCGAGGGTGACATCACCTTTGCGGACTGTCTCAGCGCGGTAGGATGCAGAAACAAAGGGTCCTGCGCAACCCACGATCTCTGGAGCAGGCTCAAGGACAGCATCGACGGAATTCTGGAAGACACCACCCTTTTTGATCTCGTAAAAAAACGCGGGAGCGGGGAAGACGACGCCCCCGGTGTAGCGAACGGCTGA
- a CDS encoding ABC transporter ATP-binding protein: MTGTEERNVLLEVKDLHVSYGAIKALSGVSLKVFEGEIVSVIGSNGAGKSTLMNAIMAMVRREKGEVLLGGVPLEAKSYRVVQQGVSLSPEGRKVFAPLTVLENLRMGAFPRGSDTKVEEDLEWVFSLFPRLKERIGQYAGTLSGGEQQMLAIGRALMARPKVLLLDEPSLGLAPIIIRDIFKELRRINNEGVTILLVEQNARQALLLSHRGYVLQTGRMVHEGLSEELLVNADIKAAYLGGAHGGGKTTRALS; this comes from the coding sequence ATGACCGGGACTGAGGAAAGAAACGTCCTCCTCGAAGTGAAGGATCTGCATGTCAGCTACGGGGCGATCAAGGCCCTTTCGGGGGTGTCCCTGAAGGTTTTCGAGGGTGAGATCGTCAGCGTTATCGGTTCGAACGGCGCGGGAAAGTCGACCCTCATGAACGCCATCATGGCCATGGTGCGCCGGGAGAAGGGGGAAGTGCTCCTCGGCGGCGTTCCCCTCGAGGCAAAGAGCTACAGGGTCGTCCAGCAGGGTGTTTCCCTGAGCCCAGAGGGGCGGAAGGTCTTTGCCCCCCTCACCGTCCTAGAAAATCTTCGGATGGGGGCGTTCCCGAGAGGAAGCGATACAAAGGTCGAGGAAGATCTGGAATGGGTTTTTTCCCTCTTCCCGAGGCTGAAGGAGCGGATCGGCCAGTACGCCGGCACCCTGTCCGGAGGAGAGCAGCAGATGCTGGCCATAGGCAGGGCCCTTATGGCCAGGCCGAAGGTTCTGCTTCTTGACGAACCGTCTCTCGGACTGGCCCCTATCATCATCAGGGACATATTCAAGGAACTGCGGAGGATCAACAACGAAGGGGTCACCATCCTCCTGGTGGAGCAGAACGCCCGGCAGGCCCTTCTTCTTTCCCACAGGGGATATGTCCTGCAGACGGGGCGCATGGTCCATGAAGGTTTGTCGGAGGAGCTTCTTGTCAACGCCGACATCAAGGCGGCCTATCTCGGCGGAGCCCACGGAGGCGGAAAGACCACCCGGGCCCTTTCCTAA
- the nifS gene encoding cysteine desulfurase NifS, whose amino-acid sequence MSRQVYLDYAATTFTAPEVVSAMAPYFTESFGNPSSIYSFSERNRKAIEAARQKVADVLGASKEEIYFTSGGTESDNWALKGVAWRNRSKGNHVITTKIEHHAVLHTAQFLQENGFDVTFLGVDAEGRISLDDLKKAVTDKTVLVSVMFANNEIGTMQPVAEIGAFCREKGISFHTDAVQAVAHVPIDVKAMNIDLLSLSAHKFYGPKGVGALYIRKGVRIDTFMHGGGQERGRRATTENVPGIVGLGAAIEMTAGRMETASARIGRLRDMLVEGVMKSIPHAKLNGAPSGERLPNNANFSFIGIEGETLILDLDGAGIYGSTGSACSSGSLDPSHVLMAIGLSHEQAHGSLRLTLGEETTEEDIRYVLSTLPGIVKHRREMSPLWEDYLKSREGGR is encoded by the coding sequence ATGTCAAGGCAGGTTTATCTCGATTATGCCGCAACAACCTTTACAGCGCCCGAAGTGGTTTCCGCCATGGCACCCTATTTTACCGAATCCTTCGGTAACCCTTCGTCCATCTATTCCTTTTCCGAAAGGAACAGGAAGGCTATCGAAGCCGCCCGGCAGAAAGTAGCGGATGTTCTTGGAGCCTCGAAGGAAGAGATTTATTTTACCAGCGGGGGAACCGAGTCGGACAATTGGGCCCTGAAAGGCGTGGCGTGGAGAAACCGTTCAAAGGGCAACCATGTGATCACTACAAAGATTGAGCACCATGCCGTGCTCCACACGGCCCAGTTCCTCCAGGAAAACGGCTTTGACGTGACCTTTCTCGGCGTGGATGCCGAAGGGCGCATCAGCCTTGACGACCTGAAGAAGGCCGTGACGGACAAAACCGTTCTTGTGTCGGTGATGTTCGCCAACAACGAGATCGGAACCATGCAGCCGGTAGCGGAGATCGGTGCCTTCTGCAGGGAAAAGGGGATTTCGTTCCATACGGATGCGGTTCAGGCAGTGGCCCATGTGCCCATCGACGTGAAGGCCATGAACATCGATCTTCTGTCCCTTTCGGCCCATAAATTCTACGGACCCAAGGGCGTCGGGGCCCTCTATATACGGAAGGGTGTCAGGATTGACACCTTCATGCACGGCGGGGGACAGGAAAGAGGACGGCGGGCCACCACGGAGAACGTGCCCGGGATCGTAGGCCTGGGCGCCGCCATCGAGATGACGGCGGGCAGGATGGAAACAGCATCGGCACGGATCGGCAGGCTGAGGGACATGCTCGTGGAAGGCGTCATGAAGAGCATCCCCCACGCGAAACTGAACGGGGCGCCCTCCGGAGAGCGGCTTCCCAACAACGCCAACTTCAGCTTCATCGGCATTGAAGGGGAGACCCTTATCCTCGACCTGGACGGGGCGGGAATCTACGGGTCCACCGGCAGCGCCTGTTCCTCGGGATCCCTGGATCCCTCCCACGTGCTCATGGCCATCGGCCTGTCCCATGAACAGGCCCACGGTTCCCTCCGCCTCACCCTCGGCGAGGAAACCACGGAAGAAGATATACGGTATGTCCTCTCGACCCTTCCCGGGATCGTGAAGCATCGAAGGGAAATGTCTCCCCTCTGGGAGGACTACCTTAAGAGCAGAGAAGGAGGAAGGTGA
- a CDS encoding DNA-3-methyladenine glycosylase I: protein MADGTLARCPWPGSDPLYVAYHDEEWGTPVRDDGKLFEFLLLEGAQAGLSWITILRRREEYRRAFDGFAPEKIARYDEGKIDALLKDSGIIRNRRKIEGAVKNARAYLRLREAKGSLSSFLWGFVDGEPVVNRWKSLEEIPAVTPLAENISKTMKREGFVFFGPVIAYAYMQATGLVNDHLVSCFRHPDAGQ from the coding sequence ATGGCGGACGGTACGCTCGCCCGGTGTCCCTGGCCGGGTTCCGATCCCCTCTACGTGGCCTACCATGACGAGGAGTGGGGGACGCCTGTCCGCGACGACGGGAAGCTCTTCGAATTCCTTCTTCTTGAGGGAGCCCAGGCGGGGCTCTCCTGGATAACCATCCTCAGGAGACGGGAGGAGTACCGGCGGGCTTTCGACGGCTTCGCCCCGGAAAAAATCGCCCGGTACGACGAGGGAAAGATAGATGCCCTGCTTAAGGATTCCGGGATTATCCGGAACAGGAGAAAGATCGAGGGAGCTGTGAAAAATGCCAGGGCGTATCTCCGCCTTCGGGAGGCCAAGGGGTCCCTTTCATCCTTTCTTTGGGGATTCGTGGACGGAGAGCCGGTGGTCAACCGGTGGAAAAGCCTTGAGGAAATTCCGGCCGTCACTCCCTTGGCGGAGAACATCAGCAAAACCATGAAGCGGGAGGGGTTCGTGTTCTTCGGTCCCGTCATAGCATATGCCTATATGCAGGCCACAGGGCTTGTAAACGACCATCTCGTTTCCTGCTTCCGGCATCCGGACGCGGGACAGTAG
- the msrB gene encoding peptide-methionine (R)-S-oxide reductase MsrB: MTAVLLILAGVSLLVPVRACPAAVPDRVEKSEEEWKALLTPEQFQVTRLKGTEPPFSGKYLDFHEKGIYACVCCGAELFSSRDKFDSGSGWPSFTAALEHAPITEKRDFSYGMIRTEVLCARCDAHLGHLFSDGPPPTGMRYCINSASLLFHPEPR; encoded by the coding sequence ATGACCGCCGTCCTGCTCATCCTGGCGGGGGTTTCCCTGCTGGTCCCGGTTCGGGCATGTCCTGCGGCCGTCCCCGACAGGGTGGAGAAGTCCGAGGAAGAATGGAAGGCTCTCCTCACCCCCGAACAGTTCCAGGTCACCCGGCTGAAAGGGACGGAACCTCCTTTTTCCGGGAAATACTTGGACTTTCATGAAAAGGGTATTTACGCCTGTGTCTGCTGCGGCGCGGAGCTCTTTTCCTCCAGGGACAAATTCGATTCCGGTTCGGGCTGGCCCAGTTTTACCGCCGCCCTGGAACACGCCCCCATAACGGAAAAAAGGGACTTTTCCTACGGCATGATCCGTACCGAAGTCCTGTGTGCCCGCTGCGACGCCCACCTGGGGCACCTTTTCAGCGACGGGCCGCCTCCCACGGGGATGCGGTACTGCATCAACTCCGCCTCCCTCCTGTTTCATCCAGAACCCAGGTAA
- the larE gene encoding ATP-dependent sacrificial sulfur transferase LarE, translating into MNTSVEQRTERLTALLRELGKAAVAFSGGADSTLLAAAAAKVLGNNAVAVTAASPTLPAWELKDAERFAARLGIRHVVLPISELERPEFVRNDGERCYHCKKYRFELLCRWAGEQDIFWVIEGSNTDDLRDYRPGMRAVDEIDRVRSPLLEAGFSKADIRELSREWGLPSWEKPAAACLASRIAYGTPITAENLRQVEQAEEIVRSCCPPNVQVRVRHHGALARIEAAPQVLHLLAEPKRAARIAASLAALGFAWVTLDLAGYRMGSMNELLADRRNRSGSDPLAVEVDFKAARSDIEETQGR; encoded by the coding sequence ATGAACACTTCTGTAGAACAGAGAACGGAGCGCCTGACGGCCCTTCTGCGGGAACTGGGGAAAGCCGCCGTCGCTTTTTCGGGAGGGGCTGACAGCACGCTCCTCGCCGCCGCCGCAGCAAAGGTCCTGGGGAACAATGCCGTGGCGGTCACTGCCGCCTCGCCCACCCTTCCCGCATGGGAGCTGAAGGACGCCGAGCGGTTCGCAGCCCGTCTCGGCATACGGCACGTGGTGCTGCCCATCTCGGAACTGGAGCGCCCCGAGTTTGTCCGAAACGACGGCGAACGATGCTACCACTGCAAGAAATACCGTTTCGAGCTGCTCTGCCGCTGGGCCGGTGAACAGGACATTTTCTGGGTGATCGAGGGATCGAATACCGACGACCTGCGGGATTACCGGCCCGGGATGAGGGCTGTGGACGAAATCGACAGGGTGAGAAGTCCTCTTCTTGAGGCGGGATTTTCCAAGGCGGACATACGAGAACTTTCCAGGGAATGGGGCCTTCCGTCCTGGGAGAAACCCGCAGCGGCATGCCTTGCGAGCAGGATAGCCTACGGTACCCCCATCACCGCGGAAAATCTCCGCCAGGTCGAACAGGCTGAGGAAATCGTCCGGTCCTGCTGCCCCCCAAATGTCCAGGTGAGGGTACGCCATCACGGTGCCCTCGCCAGGATAGAGGCTGCGCCTCAGGTCCTTCACCTGCTCGCCGAACCGAAAAGGGCGGCCCGGATTGCCGCATCCCTCGCCGCCCTCGGATTTGCCTGGGTTACCCTGGATCTCGCCGGCTACCGCATGGGCAGCATGAACGAGCTACTTGCAGATCGCCGAAACCGTTCCGGGAGTGACCCACTGGCCGTTGAGGTAGATTTCAAGGCTGCACGTTCCGATATTGAAGAAACACAGGGACGCTGA
- a CDS encoding carbonic anhydrase gives MDTLLQGYSRFRARADRNAYRALCSGQAPHSLVITCSDSRIIPEDIFDARPGELFVLRNVGNLARTDEPSVAAALDYALLHLGVKNVVVLAHADCCAVKASRNPEHLDTEGLRLWLGEEHYDGTDAEEAAKETGVRQLDRVRKYPLFRKLEGEGKTSASLCFFNIGTCSLEIYLNGQWVTPGTVSAICK, from the coding sequence ATGGACACTCTTCTTCAGGGATACAGTCGGTTCCGGGCGCGGGCCGACAGAAACGCGTACCGCGCCCTCTGCTCCGGGCAGGCTCCCCATTCTCTCGTCATCACGTGCTCCGACAGCAGAATAATTCCGGAGGATATTTTCGACGCCCGGCCAGGGGAGCTCTTCGTTCTCAGGAACGTGGGCAATCTTGCCAGGACAGATGAACCGTCCGTGGCGGCCGCCCTCGACTATGCTCTGCTGCACCTGGGAGTGAAAAACGTGGTGGTGCTTGCCCATGCGGACTGCTGTGCCGTCAAGGCAAGCCGCAACCCGGAGCACCTGGACACGGAAGGGCTCCGGCTCTGGCTCGGAGAGGAACATTACGACGGGACGGACGCGGAGGAAGCCGCCAAAGAGACAGGCGTGAGGCAGCTCGACCGGGTTCGGAAATACCCTCTCTTCAGGAAGCTCGAGGGGGAAGGAAAGACGTCAGCGTCCCTGTGTTTCTTCAATATCGGAACGTGCAGCCTTGAAATCTACCTCAACGGCCAGTGGGTCACTCCCGGAACGGTTTCGGCGATCTGCAAGTAG
- the nifU gene encoding Fe-S cluster assembly scaffold protein NifU, with protein sequence MYSEKVLDHFQNPRNVGEIENPDGVGQAGNPKCGDIMKIYLRVENDVITDIKFKTFGCASAIASSSMATELVKGKTVEEAWNLTNKAVAEALDGLPPVKMHCSVLAEEAIHAAINNYRRNRGLPVWEEESHDELVDRHAHHHA encoded by the coding sequence ATGTACAGCGAAAAGGTGCTGGACCATTTTCAGAATCCCAGGAACGTGGGAGAGATAGAGAACCCTGACGGAGTCGGGCAGGCGGGGAACCCCAAGTGCGGCGACATCATGAAGATCTACCTGCGGGTGGAGAACGACGTCATTACTGACATCAAGTTCAAGACCTTCGGCTGCGCCTCGGCCATAGCCTCGTCGAGCATGGCCACGGAACTTGTGAAGGGCAAAACGGTGGAGGAGGCATGGAATCTCACCAACAAGGCGGTGGCCGAGGCTCTTGACGGACTTCCGCCTGTGAAGATGCACTGCTCCGTTCTCGCCGAGGAGGCCATCCACGCCGCCATAAACAACTACAGGAGGAACAGGGGCCTTCCCGTATGGGAAGAGGAGAGCCACGACGAACTGGTGGACCGCCACGCCCATCACCACGCCTGA